In Actinomycetota bacterium, the following are encoded in one genomic region:
- the trxA gene encoding thioredoxin codes for MATTAVTTAEWTAEVLEADRPVLVDFWAEWCGPCRIIAPIVDEIGTEHSDTLKVVKLNVDENPQVARQYGVMSIPTLIVFQDGQIAKRLVGAKGKQALLGDLQEFIA; via the coding sequence ATGGCGACGACGGCGGTGACCACCGCTGAGTGGACGGCGGAGGTCCTCGAGGCCGACCGGCCGGTGCTGGTCGACTTCTGGGCCGAGTGGTGCGGCCCGTGCCGGATCATCGCACCGATCGTGGACGAGATCGGCACGGAGCACAGCGACACCCTGAAGGTGGTCAAGCTCAACGTCGACGAGAACCCGCAGGTCGCCCGCCAGTACGGCGTGATGTCGATCCCGACGCTGATCGTGTTCCAGGACGGGCAGATCGCCAAGCGCCTGGTCGGAGCCAAAGGCAAGCAGGCCCTCCTCGGAGACCTGCAGGAGTTCATCGCCTGA